ACTCTCACGGTGGAGGAGATCAACCCGCTCTCCGTCCGCGCAGACCGCACCGAGACCGACCCCGCCGAACCGGTGGGCTTCACCGCCCGCGCGGACGAGGAGATGCGCAACCTGGAGTGGGCCTTCGTCGCCGGTGACACCCTCCCGGAGAGCGGACCGGCAGCGGCGCGCGCACCCGCCGGCGGAGCAACTTTCTCCAGCTCGGCAGCGGCCGCGCCGGCGGCGGACTGGAACGCGCTCGCGAGTTGCCGGCGCAAGGAGGCGTGCACCACCCGCATCGCGGCGAGCGGGCGCATGTGGGTGCGGGGGCACATCGAGGACCAGATCGTCTTCGCCAGGAGTGAGGTCGTCCGCGTCCAGCCCGTTCGCCTGAAGCTGGACTGCACTCCCAACCCGGTCACGCGCGGCCAGTCCATCACCTGCACCGCGAGCAAGGACCCCGCGAGCGCCCCGGGCGAGCTCAAGATCACGGGCTGGAGCTTCGAGGGGAGAGCACGCACGGATGGTGATGTGACCTCGAACACGTGGGCGGGCGTCATGGTTAACGGGGGACGAATTCAGGTTGCAGGAACAATCGGGGAGATCGCGGTACGGCCCGAAGCTACCCGAATCAAAGTCGATAATCGCGTCTGGCACGATCCGGTTCCGCCTGCGCAGATCAGGAAAGTCGGATGCTCTCTGCCTCTCACGGACGAGTGCCCTCTCGGCTCACCTCCGGTGTACGATCGGGATCTCGGACAAACGAAGCTATACCCGGAGTCAGGTTTGGCGATTCCGTACGCGGAGATTAATTCCGGGCCGAATACTGGCTGGTCGTACGTGAGCGGCAGCGACGCCCCTATCCGCTTTGCTGCGCTTGTAATCTTTCTGAACGAGCAGCTGTATGACCGTCGCAGCGATCTGTACCGCAGATCGGATTGCCGGCCATCGGATCTCGCTTCGGCGGTTGAGGTGCACGAGGAAAGCCACGCTGATCACGCTCAGCGTTTAGCCGAGAGGGGCTATGTCAACATGCATTTCGAATCGCTCGTCCGCTTCGCTCCAAAGGAGCGTTTCAGGGAGGAGTTATCAAGATTGGTTGTGCGTAACCTCCGCAACTGGATGGAAGAGATGGTAGATCAGGATCACAGCACGATTGGTTACCTGGATCCTGGGTGCGAAACCAGGTTGCGGCGCAATCCAAGGTGATGAAGAATTCCAAAGCATCGACATTGGAGGGGCACGTATGTACAGATCGACTCTCATCGGTGTAGCGGTATGCCTATGTACGGCTACATCGCAGAGCTTGGCGGGACAGGCCAATCCTGATTCCATCAAGCACCGTAACGACTGCCGGTTCGCGAGTCAGGTACTTACCCTCGGGCAGCCCGCGAATCGGGAGGGGTGGGCGTTGAACATCATCGTCTCCTGCGGGAACGAGGGTGGTGTAGCACTATCTCGTACCCTTGAGCGGTATCAGCGCTCGGTGAACCATTCGGTTATGGAACCGATCGTCTGGGCGGCAACAAGGCTGCGTGACGGCTCTGTATACGAGACTGCGCTTGCAATGATGTCCGATCCGACCGCGAGCATCGCCGCAAGAGTCCAGGCGACTCGAATCCTCTCTGCTCAACTCGACCCTCAGCAGGGCGGTACTTCACCCAGTTACGACTACTACGCAAGTCCCAGAATCACAGAGAAAGGTGTGAACATCGACGGGTTGATCGCGACCGCCGACGACCCTCATTTTACAGGGCGCGCGCTCCCAAGTGACGCGCTGAGCAGAGCTGAACATGGTGTGCGCCGCGTAGTGGGTGATCCCCGCACGCCCCAGCCGGTCCTCAACGCAGCAGCAACGCTGCTCGAGGAGATCGGCGGCTATAGGATCTGTGTGGGTGTGACTGCTGCGGAATGTAGACGGCTGCTGGAGGCGGCGACCGACTCCGCCGCGCATTGAGTACGGAATTGGGTCTCCCTTTCGGCGCGACGGACCTGCCAAAGGGAACCACTTCCGACAACGCTATCATTTGAGCAGGACCATGCGTTGCTTCGCGTTAGCCTGTTTGCTACTGGTCGTGCTCGCGAGGGCTGGCTCTGCCCAGGTCAACTCCGACTCGGTAAAGCATCGGAACGAGTGCCGGTTGGCCGAACAGGTCATGACCACCGGGCGGCCAGAACCTCACCGTGAATGGGCGCGTGGATACATCGCGTTTTGCGGACCCAGGTCTTGGGCACGTGCAGCCTCTACTGCACTGATGCGGTCGCGTACGTCCCACGACCGGCGCATCCTTGAGGAGGAGTGGGGCAGAGTGCGCCTGCTGCGTGACTCAACCCTTTTTGCAACCGCTACCGAAATCGCGGCGGACGGATCTTGGAGCGTACCCGCACGCGTGTATGCTATTCGCTACCTGCTGAACCTCGTCCACCCGGACCGGCTGATCACGTACGACTTGATGGTTCGCGAAATGGACGTGCGCGGATACCGTCGGGGCCCATGCTTTGAACGGACTGCCGCGGGCCGTCAGGCGGAATATCACGGCGTACCCCAGCCAAGGGACTTCCGCGAGCGGATCACTGCGCTCATGCAGCGAATCCACAATGATCCTGTTCAGCCAGCGCAGGTGCGCAGCGACGCACTGTGTCTCTGATCAGACCAGTCGGTGAGGATTTCGAGATCCGCGATGCTGTTTCAGGCGCTGAGATCGTGGCGAACCTACGAAGCATCTATCTCGCCGCTGCAGGTGTGCACGCCCAGCCACTGGATGTGCAAACCGCAGCATCCTGCCTGTAGATCGCGGGCTCGCGGTCATGAACTCCTGTACTACACAGCGGGGCCGGCGACGATCGCCGGCCCCGCTGCTTGTCCCAAACCCACCGTACGTGCTACACCCCGGCCGTCTCCGCCATCCGTGCGGGGTAGTGCGACTCCACGTAATCGTCCAGGATGCGCATGAACTCCTCGGCGATGTGGTCGCCGCGAAGGGTGACGGTGTGCTCGCCGTCGACGTAGACGGGGGCCTTGGGCTCCTCGAAGGTGCCGGGGAGGGAGATGCCCAGGTTGGCGTGCTTCGACTCGCCCGGGCCGTTCACCACGCATCCCATCACCGCCACCTTCATCTCCTCCACCCCCGGGTGAGTGTCGCGCCAGACGGGCATCTGGTCGCGCAGGTAGCCCTGGATGTCCTCGGCCAGCTTCTGGAAGTAGGTGGAGGTGGTGCGCCCGCAGCCGGGGCAGCTCGTAACCTGCGGGGTGAAGGAGCGCAGCTCCAGCGATTGGAGGATCTGCTGCGCCACGTGGACCTCCTCCGTGCGGTCGCCGCCCGGCTTGGGGGTCAGCGAAACGCGGATGGTGTCGCCGATCCCTTCCTGAAGCAGGATGCTGAGCCCCGCGGCGGAGGCCACGATCCCCTTGGTGCCCATACCGGCCTCGGTGAGCCCCAGGTGCAGCGGGTAGTCGCTGAGCGGGGCCAGCATCCGGTAGACCGCCACCAGGTCCTGCACCCCGCTCACCTTGGCGGATAGGAGGATGCGGTCGTGCGCCAGGCCCAGCCGCTCGGCGGTGGCGGCGGAGCGCATGGCGCTCTCCACCATCGCCTCCATCATCACCGTCTTGGCGTCCTTGCGGGCGTGCTCCGGGCGGGCGGCGTTGAGGTCCATCAGCTCGGTGAGGAGCGCCTGGTCCAGCGAGCCCCAGTTGACGCCGATGCGCACCGGCTTCCCGAACTCGATGGCGCGCTCCACGATCGCCGCGAAGTTCTCGTCGTGGCGCTTGGCCCCGACGTTCCCCGGGTTGATGCGGTACTTGCTGAGCGCGCGGGCGCAGTCCTCGTACTTGTGGAGGAGGATGTGCCCGTTGTAGTGGAAGTCGCCCACGATGGGGACTTCGACGCCGCGCATGCGCAGGAATTCGACGATGTGCGGGACGGCGGCGGCGGACTCTTCGTTGTTCACGGTCACCCGCACGATCTGGCTCCCCGCGCGCCAGAGCGCGGCCACCTGCCGCACCGTTCCCTCGATGTCGGCCGTGTCCGTGTTGGTCATCGACTGCACCACCACCGGGTGCGCGCTCCCCACGAGCACGCCGCCCACGTCGGCGGTGACGGTCCTTCTGCGCGGTCTGGGTCCCATCGTCGGGTTCATTGCCATCGAGCCGGTTTGCCGTTCAAAGTGACCCAAATCTAACCACGCCGGGGGCTTGGGCAAAGGTGCCGGCGTCCCGATCCGCAGCCGAGGAACGTTTGTTACGCGGGCGGAAGCACCTCCCACACGCGCACGGTGCTGTGCGCGCCGGTGGCGGGGTCGCTGATCTCCTTGCGTCGGTCGATCTCGGCGGTGCGCCAGCCGGCGGCGTACATGCGGTTGCGGAACTCGGAGAGGTAGTCGCGGCCCGGATCGGCGATCAGCGCGCGCCCGCCGGGCGCCACCACCCGCGGAAGGAGCGCGGCGAGAATCTCCGCGTTGCGCATCTCGTAGAGCACGTCGGCGGCGATCACCAGCGGGTACCGCTCGTCCTCGGGTGGCTTTCGCCAGTCGAGCAGGGCAGTGCGTAGCGGCCCGAGCCCGTTGCGCTCCGAGTTGACGGATGCGAAGCGAAGTGCGTCATCATACCAGTCGGTCGCCAGCACGCCGGCGCCCAGGTGCCGCAGGGCGAGCGCGGGGAGGGCCACGCCGCACCCCAGCTCCAGCGCCGCGGACTCGGCGGGAGGCGAGTCGAGCAGGTGCCGGGCGAGAATGCGCGCCGAGGGCCACAGGTCCGCCCAGTAGGGAAGGCGCTCGTCATCGTCGAAATCGTCTTCCACGATCAGCTCGTCCGCGGCGCGCGGCATGATGAGGTCCACGCGCCACCCCGCGTGCTCGAAACGCTCCTCGCGGACGGCGAAGCGGCGGCGCAGCTCGGCCTCGTTGGGCGACAACCGTTTCCTCCGCGATGCATGGCGAGCTTGCTCCCGCGCGGCGGCGGGGACTACCTTTCCGTTTCCGGGCCGGGAGCTTCGCGCCCCGGTGCCGCTCCGTCAACCCGCGAGAGATCCCGCATGGCCCAGCGGCGCTCCTTCGAAGGCCGGATCCGGCGTGCGCTGGTCCTCTTCTCCGTGCTCCCCTCGCTCGCGCTGCTGGCGGGCGGCACCTACGTCGTGCTGCGCACCGCCGCCCTCAGCGATTCGGTGGCGGCATGGGAGCGGGTAGGAGAGAGCGGCGGCGAACTGATTCGCGCCGCCGAGGGATCGCGCGACCCCGCCGTCGCGGCCGCGGCGCGCACGCATCGCGCGGAGCTGGAGGCGTCGGTCACCAACGCGCGCCGCTGGGAGTGGGTGCTGCGCCGCGCGGTGGTGTGGTTGGCGGTGGCGGGGGCGATCGCGGGGCTGGTGCTGGCCGCCATGGCCGCGCGCGCGGCCCGGCGCATGGGGCGCCGCCTCTACCAGCCGGTGGAGGAGCTGGTGGGGTGGGCGGGGCTCGTCGCCCGCGGCCAGGCGCTCCCCGCCGACGACGAGGGGCGGCAGGGGCACGACGAGTTCGGCGTCCTGCGCGATGCCTTCCGTACGATGGCGCGCGAGCTGGACGAGGCCCGCGCCCGCGAGCTGGAGGCGGAACGGATGCGGACGTGGGTGGCGATGGCCCGCCGGGTGGCGCACGAGCTCAAGAACCCGCTCACTCCCATCCGCTTCGCCCTGCGCACGCTGGAGCGCGGCGGCGCCGGCACCCCCGCCGAGCGCGAGGCGCTGGAGACGCTGGGGGAGGAGAGCGCGCGGCTGGAGGAGCTGGCCCGCTCCTTTGCCCAGTTCGGCCGCCTTCCCGAGGGGCCGCAGAGCGAGGTGGACCTGCGCGAGCTGCTGGAGTACCTCCTCCGCACCCACCTCCCCGCCGGCTCGGAGCCGCGGCTGCGTCTGCCGGTGGAGCTGCCGATGGTGCGCGGCCACTACGACGCCCTCAGCCGCGCCTTCGCCAACCTCCTCCTGAACGCGGGCGACGCGGTAGGGGCGGATGCGGCCCCCGGATCGGTGCAGGTGGTGGCGCGCGCGGCCGAGGGGTGGGTGGAGGTGCGGGTGCTGGATGGCGGCCCCGGCATCCCCCCCGAGAACCTGGAGCGCATCTGGGAGCCGGACTTCACCACCAAGTCGCGCGGCACCGGCCTCGGGCTGGCGCTGGTGAAGCAGACGGTGCAGGCGCACGGCGGGCGCGTGGCCGCCCGCAACCGGCCGGAGGGCGGGGCGGAGTTCCGCGTCGTCCTTCCCCTGGCGCCCGACGTGGCGCTGGCGCACTCGGCTTGAGGAGACGATGACGCGCTTCATGAAGGAATCGCTGACCCGCGCCCTGTGCGCGGCCTTCTGGTGCATCCCCGGCGGGCTCTGGCTGGCCGCGCCGGCGGTGGCCGGGGAGCTGAACGACTCCTGGGTCATAGCCCTGCCGCACGACGGCTTCATCTGCGGGAACCGCGAACCGCTCGCCTACGAGCTGCGCCG
The DNA window shown above is from Longimicrobium sp. and carries:
- the ispG gene encoding flavodoxin-dependent (E)-4-hydroxy-3-methylbut-2-enyl-diphosphate synthase gives rise to the protein MGPRPRRRTVTADVGGVLVGSAHPVVVQSMTNTDTADIEGTVRQVAALWRAGSQIVRVTVNNEESAAAVPHIVEFLRMRGVEVPIVGDFHYNGHILLHKYEDCARALSKYRINPGNVGAKRHDENFAAIVERAIEFGKPVRIGVNWGSLDQALLTELMDLNAARPEHARKDAKTVMMEAMVESAMRSAATAERLGLAHDRILLSAKVSGVQDLVAVYRMLAPLSDYPLHLGLTEAGMGTKGIVASAAGLSILLQEGIGDTIRVSLTPKPGGDRTEEVHVAQQILQSLELRSFTPQVTSCPGCGRTTSTYFQKLAEDIQGYLRDQMPVWRDTHPGVEEMKVAVMGCVVNGPGESKHANLGISLPGTFEEPKAPVYVDGEHTVTLRGDHIAEEFMRILDDYVESHYPARMAETAGV
- a CDS encoding methyltransferase domain-containing protein, with the translated sequence MSPNEAELRRRFAVREERFEHAGWRVDLIMPRAADELIVEDDFDDDERLPYWADLWPSARILARHLLDSPPAESAALELGCGVALPALALRHLGAGVLATDWYDDALRFASVNSERNGLGPLRTALLDWRKPPEDERYPLVIAADVLYEMRNAEILAALLPRVVAPGGRALIADPGRDYLSEFRNRMYAAGWRTAEIDRRKEISDPATGAHSTVRVWEVLPPA
- a CDS encoding HAMP domain-containing sensor histidine kinase: MAQRRSFEGRIRRALVLFSVLPSLALLAGGTYVVLRTAALSDSVAAWERVGESGGELIRAAEGSRDPAVAAAARTHRAELEASVTNARRWEWVLRRAVVWLAVAGAIAGLVLAAMAARAARRMGRRLYQPVEELVGWAGLVARGQALPADDEGRQGHDEFGVLRDAFRTMARELDEARARELEAERMRTWVAMARRVAHELKNPLTPIRFALRTLERGGAGTPAEREALETLGEESARLEELARSFAQFGRLPEGPQSEVDLRELLEYLLRTHLPAGSEPRLRLPVELPMVRGHYDALSRAFANLLLNAGDAVGADAAPGSVQVVARAAEGWVEVRVLDGGPGIPPENLERIWEPDFTTKSRGTGLGLALVKQTVQAHGGRVAARNRPEGGAEFRVVLPLAPDVALAHSA